A single Chloroflexota bacterium DNA region contains:
- the ychF gene encoding redox-regulated ATPase YchF: protein MEITIIGLPQSGKTTIFNAATRGSAQVAAYANRINLGAAKVPDERLDVLNGIFNPKRKVNAEVTYADLPAAPEGLGKTQSIGGEYLNTLQRADAILMVARDFDDPSVPHIADSIDAFRDIDTLLFELTISDLDILERRLQRVAEGFKGAKTAERDALNKEQALLTSVRDNLEAGMHVRDQTLNDDELRLLSGFQLLTAKPLIVVVNVGEDRIDDIGSIERRLADEVRTERIRTAALCGKLEMELGQMDAEDEFEFRESLGIVGGSGLSRVINLCYEALDLISFLTVGEDEVRAWPITRGTSAVKAAGQIHSDLERGFIRGEVVTFPNMVSCRTLAEARKNGMLRQEGKNYIVQDGDIMHVLFNV, encoded by the coding sequence ATGGAAATAACGATAATCGGACTTCCCCAAAGCGGCAAGACCACGATATTCAACGCGGCGACGCGCGGTTCTGCGCAGGTCGCTGCATACGCCAACCGCATCAATCTTGGCGCGGCAAAAGTGCCGGACGAGCGCCTCGATGTCCTGAACGGCATATTCAACCCCAAGCGCAAGGTGAACGCGGAAGTTACATACGCCGACCTGCCCGCAGCGCCTGAAGGGCTGGGCAAGACGCAAAGCATCGGTGGCGAATACCTGAACACCCTGCAGCGCGCGGACGCAATACTAATGGTCGCGCGCGATTTCGACGACCCGTCCGTGCCGCACATCGCCGACAGCATCGACGCATTCCGCGACATCGATACGCTGCTGTTCGAGCTGACGATTTCCGACTTGGACATTCTAGAGCGCCGCTTGCAGCGAGTCGCGGAAGGCTTCAAGGGCGCGAAGACTGCGGAACGAGACGCGCTGAATAAAGAGCAGGCGTTGCTGACAAGCGTTCGGGACAACCTCGAAGCGGGCATGCATGTGCGCGACCAGACGCTGAACGACGACGAACTGCGGCTGCTATCGGGCTTTCAGCTTCTCACCGCAAAGCCGCTCATCGTGGTGGTCAATGTGGGTGAAGACCGTATCGACGACATCGGGTCCATAGAACGGCGGCTTGCGGATGAAGTGCGGACTGAGCGAATCCGCACCGCCGCGCTGTGCGGCAAGCTCGAAATGGAACTCGGGCAGATGGATGCTGAGGACGAGTTCGAGTTCCGCGAATCGCTCGGTATTGTGGGCGGATCCGGACTCAGCCGTGTGATAAACCTGTGCTACGAAGCACTCGACCTAATCTCGTTCCTGACAGTAGGCGAAGACGAGGTGCGCGCTTGGCCGATAACGCGCGGCACATCCGCGGTGAAGGCGGCAGGACAGATTCATTCCGACCTAGAGCGCGGCTTCATTCGCGGCGAGGTCGTAACATTCCCCAACATGGTCAGCTGCCGCACCCTCGCGGAGGCGCGCAAGAACGGGATGCTGCGGCAAGAGGGTAAGAACTACATCGTGCAGGATGGCGACATTATGCATGTACTGTTCAATGTCTAG
- the hemW gene encoding radical SAM family heme chaperone HemW gives MSTAEPAASERISMSERVPMPISLYVHIPFCETKCPYCDFNTYAAIEPLMPSYMAALHSEIVLWGRLLHRPKVHTIFFGGGTPSYLPAGDIIRTMRTIHAAFDVQADAEVTLEANPGDFSADKLEAYLDCGINRLSIGVQSFDDDLLRTLGRKHNAADAANAYRQAATAGLDNISIDLMYGLPQQSAEQWQDTLSRALDLSPPHISMYCLTLEGGTPMERWVEQGSMPKPDADLAADMYIRAQDEMRRAGYRHYEISNWAQDGKRSLHNLTYWRNEPYLGVGPGAHSYIGDYRFNALKSPREYIRLLHDMAQDAAAAPAPNTRVNTDNPAIRATIDSVPVVDEIEYIDMELEMAETMMMGLRLDEGISVSAFERRFGAPPSAFYANTLDELRALSLLREQDGALRLTHRGRMLGNEVFSRFFA, from the coding sequence ATGTCAACAGCCGAACCCGCCGCGTCTGAGCGCATATCCATGTCAGAGCGCGTCCCGATGCCCATTTCGCTCTATGTCCACATACCGTTCTGCGAGACGAAGTGCCCGTATTGCGACTTCAACACATACGCCGCAATCGAGCCTCTGATGCCGTCGTACATGGCGGCGCTGCATTCTGAAATCGTGCTGTGGGGCAGGCTGCTGCACCGCCCGAAAGTACATACCATATTCTTCGGCGGCGGCACACCGTCGTATCTGCCCGCCGGCGATATTATCCGTACTATGAGGACGATCCACGCCGCGTTCGATGTGCAGGCGGACGCTGAAGTTACGCTAGAGGCGAACCCCGGCGACTTCAGTGCGGACAAGCTTGAGGCGTACCTGGATTGCGGCATCAATCGCTTGAGCATCGGCGTGCAGAGCTTCGACGACGACCTCTTGCGTACGCTGGGACGCAAACACAACGCAGCGGACGCAGCGAATGCCTACCGTCAGGCTGCCACTGCGGGGTTAGACAACATCAGCATTGACCTGATGTATGGCTTGCCGCAGCAGAGCGCCGAGCAGTGGCAGGACACGCTATCGCGGGCGTTGGACTTGTCGCCGCCGCACATATCCATGTACTGCCTGACGCTGGAAGGCGGCACGCCGATGGAACGCTGGGTGGAGCAAGGCAGCATGCCGAAGCCGGACGCCGATCTCGCCGCCGATATGTACATACGGGCACAGGACGAGATGCGCCGCGCGGGATACCGACATTACGAAATATCCAATTGGGCGCAAGACGGCAAGCGCAGCCTCCACAACTTGACATACTGGCGCAACGAACCGTATCTCGGCGTGGGGCCCGGCGCGCACTCGTACATCGGCGACTATCGCTTCAACGCGCTAAAATCTCCGCGCGAGTACATACGCCTGCTGCATGATATGGCGCAGGATGCGGCGGCAGCCCCGGCACCGAACACTAGGGTGAACACCGATAACCCAGCGATACGCGCCACGATAGACAGCGTGCCCGTCGTGGACGAGATTGAGTATATCGACATGGAACTGGAGATGGCGGAGACGATGATGATGGGACTGCGCCTAGACGAAGGGATAAGCGTCAGCGCGTTTGAACGGCGATTCGGCGCTCCGCCGTCCGCGTTCTACGCCAACACGCTCGACGAACTCCGGGCACTTAGTCTGCTCCGAGAGCAAGACGGCGCACTGCGGCTGACGCACCGCGGGCGTATGCTAGGCAATGAAGTGTTCAGCCGTTTCTTTGCTTAA
- a CDS encoding 50S ribosomal protein L9 encodes MKVVFLQDVAGVAQGGDVKEVKNGFARNYLIPKQFAVPATHNALQRVKQYAEQAEKTRLRLLQDMRELSETLNGKRIDVEMRAGASGQLYGSVTNTIIADKLSEMADREIDRRGIEVEEPIRQLGSFDVSVRLHPEVQAQIEVLVYPTGTTADAWLQSLEEAEEAADGEGEAESDDTADPENSTDSEEENPSDAS; translated from the coding sequence ATGAAAGTAGTATTTTTGCAGGATGTCGCCGGCGTGGCGCAGGGCGGCGATGTCAAGGAAGTGAAGAACGGCTTTGCGCGCAATTACCTGATTCCCAAGCAGTTCGCCGTGCCTGCGACGCACAATGCGCTGCAGCGCGTCAAGCAATACGCGGAGCAGGCGGAAAAGACGCGACTGCGACTGCTGCAGGACATGCGCGAACTGTCCGAAACGCTGAACGGCAAGCGCATCGATGTGGAAATGCGCGCCGGCGCGAGCGGTCAGCTGTACGGCTCCGTCACCAACACTATCATCGCGGACAAGCTGTCCGAAATGGCAGACCGCGAGATCGATCGGCGCGGCATTGAGGTCGAAGAACCCATCCGGCAGCTCGGCAGCTTCGATGTGAGCGTGCGGCTTCACCCCGAAGTACAGGCGCAGATAGAAGTGCTGGTCTATCCGACAGGCACGACCGCGGACGCCTGGCTACAATCGCTTGAAGAGGCAGAAGAGGCTGCTGACGGCGAGGGCGAAGCCGAATCTGACGACACGGCAGACCCGGAAAACTCCACAGATTCCGAAGAAGAGAACCCTTCCGACGCTTCATAA
- the dnaB gene encoding replicative DNA helicase: MYVDRLPPYDANAEESVIGSILIDGDSLSRVSSFVRPTDFYTEKNRWCYDAFLALFERGEAINQITVAHELSLQDKLEPLGGSAYLSHLVMVVPTSVHIEYYARIVQRTSIMRQLIDVGGRISDIGFNESDADTDAALARAEDLLFRIRAGQGSGDFVHIREVLDTYLEESTAMHGQDASHIAPVTTGFPGIDNLLGNGMQRSDMIVVAARPSLGKSTLAFNIARGAAESGNRVGIFSLEMSRDQIGMRLLASEANVDSYRIRIGLLSNDEESRLLDSIGVLSDLPMYIDDTPIQTIVDMRGKARRLQSERGLDLVIIDYLQLIGGGGRIDNRAQEMGEISRSIKGMARDLDIPVIACSQLSRAIEQRPNHRPLLSDLRESGSIEQDADVVAFIHREDVYVSKEDWEKRNPTEPYPQNIAEIIFSKHRNGPVGTVPLYFRNDLVRFESLETTPTPEYAYNEV; this comes from the coding sequence GTGTACGTTGACCGTCTGCCACCTTACGACGCCAACGCCGAAGAATCGGTGATAGGCTCGATACTCATTGACGGCGACTCGCTGAGCCGCGTCTCTTCGTTCGTTCGTCCGACAGACTTTTACACCGAGAAGAACCGATGGTGCTACGACGCATTCCTTGCGCTGTTCGAGCGCGGCGAGGCGATTAACCAAATCACCGTCGCGCACGAGTTGAGCCTGCAAGACAAGCTTGAGCCGCTCGGCGGCAGCGCGTACCTGAGCCATCTCGTCATGGTCGTGCCGACTTCGGTGCACATCGAGTACTACGCGCGCATTGTGCAGCGCACATCCATTATGCGCCAGCTGATCGATGTGGGCGGGCGCATCTCCGACATTGGATTCAACGAGAGCGACGCCGATACGGACGCCGCGCTCGCCAGAGCCGAGGACCTGCTGTTCCGCATCCGCGCCGGGCAGGGATCCGGCGATTTCGTGCATATCCGCGAAGTGCTCGACACCTACTTGGAAGAGAGCACCGCAATGCACGGGCAGGATGCTTCGCACATCGCGCCCGTAACGACCGGATTCCCCGGCATAGATAACCTGCTGGGCAACGGCATGCAGCGCTCGGACATGATTGTCGTCGCCGCCCGCCCTAGCCTTGGCAAGAGCACGCTCGCCTTCAACATCGCGCGCGGCGCGGCTGAGAGCGGCAACCGTGTCGGCATTTTCAGCCTTGAGATGAGCCGCGACCAGATTGGCATGCGCCTGCTCGCAAGCGAGGCGAATGTCGATAGCTACCGCATTCGCATCGGGCTGCTGAGCAACGACGAAGAATCGCGATTGCTGGACTCCATCGGCGTGCTGTCCGACCTGCCGATGTACATCGACGACACGCCAATCCAGACCATCGTGGATATGCGCGGCAAAGCGCGCCGCCTGCAGTCCGAACGCGGGCTGGACTTGGTCATAATCGACTACTTGCAGCTCATCGGCGGCGGCGGACGCATCGACAACCGCGCGCAGGAAATGGGCGAGATTTCCCGCTCCATCAAGGGCATGGCGCGCGACCTGGATATTCCGGTGATCGCTTGCTCCCAGCTATCCCGCGCAATCGAACAGCGCCCCAACCACCGTCCGTTGCTGTCTGACCTGCGCGAAAGCGGCAGCATCGAGCAGGACGCGGATGTCGTGGCGTTTATCCATCGAGAGGATGTCTATGTCAGCAAGGAAGACTGGGAAAAGCGCAACCCGACCGAACCGTATCCGCAGAATATCGCGGAGATAATTTTCTCCAAGCACCGCAACGGGCCGGTTGGCACTGTGCCGCTGTACTTCCGCAACGACCTAGTGCGCTTTGAGAGCCTTGAAACCACACCCACGCCGGAGTATGCCTACAATGAAGTTTAG
- a CDS encoding DnaD domain protein, translating to MPTMKFSGFPDRVRSIPAPAPLFGTLLEQIDDIAELKCLLRVIWLLQQKKGYPRFVAHREALADRALAAALQGGAAEIGESLDTCVRRGTLAMAIIERDGKEERLYALNTDRDRRALAQAASDAFVVGRSQTEPTPEAWDTADVERPNIFALYESNIGMLSPMIADELKEAEALYPTEWIADAFREAALHNARNWRYIVRILENWEREGRRRGQGDGESRRHSQKISRY from the coding sequence ATGCCTACAATGAAGTTTAGCGGCTTCCCCGACCGCGTGCGCAGCATACCGGCGCCGGCGCCGCTGTTCGGCACGCTGCTCGAGCAGATTGACGACATCGCCGAGCTGAAGTGCCTGCTGCGCGTGATTTGGCTGCTGCAGCAGAAGAAGGGCTACCCGCGCTTCGTGGCGCACAGAGAGGCGCTTGCCGACCGCGCGCTGGCTGCGGCGCTACAAGGCGGTGCCGCCGAGATTGGCGAGTCGCTCGATACGTGCGTGCGGCGCGGCACTCTGGCAATGGCGATAATCGAACGCGACGGCAAGGAAGAACGCCTATACGCGCTGAACACGGACAGGGACAGGCGCGCACTCGCGCAGGCGGCGTCCGATGCGTTCGTCGTGGGACGCTCGCAGACTGAGCCAACACCGGAGGCCTGGGACACAGCTGATGTTGAACGCCCGAACATCTTCGCGCTGTATGAATCAAACATCGGCATGCTCAGCCCGATGATTGCAGACGAACTCAAGGAGGCGGAAGCGCTCTACCCGACCGAATGGATAGCGGACGCCTTCCGCGAAGCCGCGCTGCACAACGCGCGCAATTGGCGCTACATCGTGCGCATCCTCGAAAACTGGGAGCGAGAAGGCAGAAGGCGAGGTCAAGGCGATGGAGAATCTAGGAGACATTCTCAAAAGATTAGCCGCTACTAG
- a CDS encoding AAA family ATPase, producing MENLGDILKRLAATRQASNGASNGTIGEPPLPPTDERDEDACPICGGRGWYTPDVVVGHPNFGQVITCVCQQQRLSDERLSRLLRYSNLGHLARFTFDTLKPEGIAQDADSRELFAEACRAAAEFAENPSGWLVLTGPNGSGKTHLAAAVANHCIKSEHVVFFMHVPDLLDHLRATYAPSSELTYSDLYTQVVDAPLLILDGLGAHSSTSWAEEKLQQVINHRFNAELPTVVTTASDLTELDPYIRSRLQTAGLSRVVQTGTYHKPKAHNLGRVALEMLRGMTFETFDVRGNNPRAGEQASLQNAALAAVRYADNPQGWLTLFGPTGVGKTHLAVAIANTQLELGNTVFFAFVPELLDYFRYTFDPRNRVSMESILEDVKNAPLLILDDLGQEHNSPWAEEKLYQIFVHRHNHRLPTVITGMLDFTEQTGPIASRIRDATLGRLVRIDAPDYRIREPR from the coding sequence ATGGAGAATCTAGGAGACATTCTCAAAAGATTAGCCGCTACTAGGCAGGCGTCCAACGGCGCGTCCAACGGCACGATAGGCGAACCGCCCTTGCCGCCAACCGACGAGCGGGACGAAGATGCCTGCCCTATATGCGGCGGCAGAGGATGGTACACGCCCGATGTCGTCGTCGGACATCCTAACTTTGGGCAGGTGATAACCTGCGTCTGCCAGCAGCAACGACTATCAGACGAGCGGTTGAGCAGGCTGCTACGATACAGCAATCTCGGACATCTGGCGCGCTTCACCTTCGATACGCTCAAGCCTGAAGGCATCGCCCAAGACGCCGACAGCCGCGAACTGTTCGCAGAGGCATGTCGCGCCGCCGCCGAGTTCGCGGAAAACCCGTCGGGATGGCTGGTTCTCACCGGTCCTAATGGCAGCGGCAAGACGCACCTCGCCGCCGCAGTCGCCAATCACTGCATCAAGTCGGAGCATGTCGTATTCTTCATGCATGTGCCGGACCTGCTCGACCACCTGCGCGCCACCTACGCACCGAGCAGCGAATTGACATATAGCGACCTGTACACGCAGGTTGTCGATGCGCCGCTGCTCATCTTGGACGGCTTGGGCGCGCACAGCTCCACGTCTTGGGCGGAAGAGAAGTTGCAGCAGGTCATCAACCACCGTTTCAATGCCGAACTGCCCACGGTTGTAACGACCGCGAGTGACCTCACGGAACTAGACCCATACATCCGCAGCCGCCTGCAGACGGCGGGGCTTAGCCGCGTGGTGCAGACCGGCACTTACCACAAACCAAAGGCGCACAATCTAGGGCGAGTGGCGTTAGAAATGCTGCGCGGCATGACATTCGAGACTTTCGATGTGCGCGGCAACAACCCGCGCGCAGGCGAGCAGGCAAGCCTTCAAAATGCCGCGCTTGCCGCCGTCCGATACGCGGACAATCCGCAAGGCTGGCTGACTCTGTTCGGCCCGACGGGCGTGGGAAAGACGCATCTCGCAGTCGCCATCGCCAACACGCAGCTCGAACTGGGCAACACGGTGTTCTTCGCGTTCGTGCCGGAACTGCTGGACTACTTCCGCTACACATTCGATCCGCGCAACCGCGTGTCGATGGAAAGCATCCTGGAAGATGTGAAGAACGCGCCGCTGCTCATACTAGACGACCTAGGGCAGGAGCACAACAGCCCTTGGGCGGAGGAAAAGCTGTACCAGATTTTCGTGCATCGGCACAACCATCGGCTGCCGACCGTGATAACCGGCATGCTCGATTTCACGGAGCAGACCGGTCCCATCGCATCGCGCATTCGAGACGCGACGCTCGGTCGGCTCGTGCGCATTGACGCGCCGGACTACCGCATCAGAGAGCCACGCTAA
- a CDS encoding HIT domain-containing protein has protein sequence MTNITCVFCNIVARTEPATIHYEDERVIIFDNQLDWVPVQILVIPRRHMTQTELWRSGDLLAHMGDLAAQIGEERCPNGFRILSNFGRDGMQSQPHAHLHVIGGEFLGRYLRQGFG, from the coding sequence ATGACGAACATCACCTGCGTGTTCTGCAACATCGTGGCGCGCACCGAACCCGCGACGATTCACTACGAAGACGAGCGCGTGATCATCTTCGACAATCAACTGGACTGGGTGCCGGTGCAGATTCTCGTCATTCCACGCCGGCACATGACGCAGACCGAGCTATGGCGCAGCGGCGACCTGCTGGCGCACATGGGCGACCTTGCGGCGCAGATCGGCGAAGAACGCTGCCCGAACGGATTCCGCATCCTATCCAACTTCGGCAGGGACGGCATGCAAAGCCAACCGCACGCGCACCTGCACGTAATCGGCGGCGAGTTCTTGGGACGATACCTGCGGCAGGGCTTCGGATGA
- a CDS encoding DNA alkylation repair protein: MTENTLRHLQKRLNDASDTKTKDWWERYLKHVIPFRGVKMAGIRRALHDWLEAEAITVRLTPAAQVGVALELLRQDHAEDKLAGILMLQEALIPAGAVDWQRNLPHSPHYSTTDTSTTGTPATGSVSRRSTRLYGLKASHAPAPYPNGATPATCGDAERQASRSSTSQSMATPTSTAS, from the coding sequence ATGACTGAAAACACACTACGCCACTTGCAGAAAAGGCTTAACGACGCATCCGATACCAAGACAAAAGACTGGTGGGAGCGTTATCTCAAGCATGTCATACCCTTTCGCGGCGTCAAGATGGCGGGCATACGTCGCGCCTTGCACGATTGGCTTGAAGCCGAAGCAATCACCGTCCGCCTGACACCTGCCGCCCAAGTCGGCGTCGCGCTGGAACTGCTTCGCCAAGACCACGCAGAGGACAAGCTCGCCGGCATCCTGATGCTGCAAGAAGCGCTCATACCTGCCGGAGCGGTCGATTGGCAGCGCAACCTGCCCCATTCGCCTCACTATTCGACGACGGATACATCTACGACTGGAACACCTGCGACTGGTTCTGTGTCAAGGCGCTCGACGCGCTTGTACGGCTTGAAGGCGAGCCATGCGCCCGCGCCATATCCAAATGGCGCAACGCCGGCAACCTGTGGCGACGCCGAGCGGCAAGCGTCGCGTTCATCAACCTCGCAAAGCATGGCGACGCCAACTTCGACGGCTTCGTAG
- a CDS encoding DNA alkylation repair protein — MAAQPAPFASLFDDGYIYDWNTCDWFCVKALDALVRLEGEPCARAISKWRNAGNLWRRRAASVAFINLAKHGDANFDGFVDMMLETCAATIRSEERFAQTGTGWTLRELSLAEQDRVVDFIKRHSALFSAEGMRYATEKMPKETGERLRKSRRETMRHTGCSDI; from the coding sequence TTGGCAGCGCAACCTGCCCCATTCGCCTCACTATTCGACGACGGATACATCTACGACTGGAACACCTGCGACTGGTTCTGTGTCAAGGCGCTCGACGCGCTTGTACGGCTTGAAGGCGAGCCATGCGCCCGCGCCATATCCAAATGGCGCAACGCCGGCAACCTGTGGCGACGCCGAGCGGCAAGCGTCGCGTTCATCAACCTCGCAAAGCATGGCGACGCCAACTTCGACGGCTTCGTAGATATGATGCTGGAAACCTGCGCCGCAACCATTCGCAGCGAGGAGCGGTTCGCGCAGACCGGCACGGGTTGGACACTACGCGAACTGTCGCTTGCGGAACAGGACCGTGTTGTGGATTTCATCAAGAGGCACTCGGCGCTATTCTCCGCAGAGGGTATGCGCTACGCCACCGAGAAGATGCCAAAGGAAACTGGCGAAAGGTTGCGTAAATCTCGACGCGAGACTATGCGACATACGGGATGTAGTGATATATGA
- a CDS encoding 6,7-dimethyl-8-ribityllumazine synthase, with protein sequence MSVELQGGMNGEGLRVAIVVATFNDFITSRLLDGARAALSRHGVRDDDVSVAYVPGSFELPLTAKKLAESGQYDSVICLGAVIRGETDHYEHVAGEAAKGIANAGFNSGIPVIFGVLTTDTLEQAINRAGGKQGNNGYGAGLTAIEMANLLRALDTQ encoded by the coding sequence ATGAGCGTGGAATTGCAGGGCGGCATGAATGGCGAAGGGCTGCGAGTCGCCATAGTGGTCGCGACATTTAACGACTTCATCACATCGCGGCTGCTTGATGGCGCGCGCGCTGCGCTGTCCCGGCATGGCGTGCGCGACGACGACGTGAGTGTGGCGTATGTGCCAGGTTCGTTCGAGTTGCCCTTGACGGCGAAGAAGCTGGCGGAATCGGGCCAATACGACTCGGTAATATGCCTTGGCGCCGTGATACGCGGCGAGACAGACCACTACGAGCATGTGGCGGGCGAAGCGGCAAAGGGCATCGCCAACGCAGGTTTCAACAGCGGTATCCCCGTAATTTTCGGCGTGCTAACTACCGATACACTGGAGCAGGCGATCAACCGCGCAGGCGGCAAGCAAGGCAACAACGGCTACGGCGCCGGCCTAACCGCCATCGAAATGGCGAACCTATTGCGCGCCTTGGACACGCAGTAG
- a CDS encoding bifunctional 3,4-dihydroxy-2-butanone-4-phosphate synthase/GTP cyclohydrolase II: MPLSSINDAIKDIKAGKMVVVVDDEDRENEGDLAMAAELITPEAVNFMAMEGRGLICVPIIPQRLEQLRIPMMTYNNTARMGTAFTVSVDVLDGATTGISAHDRAATIKALIDPRTKPEDLAQPGHIFPLRYTEGGVLKRTGHTEAVVDLARLAGLQPAGVICEVVADDGNMARMPDLEKFAEKHDLKIVAIADIIAFRQEHERLIERVSEARVPTKYGVFTAVSYNSLVDRHEHVALVKGEIYPDKATLVRVHSECLTGDVFGSIRCDCGDQRDLALKAIGKEESGVFLYMRQEGRGIGIHNKLKAYALQDDEGLDTVDANIRLGFPPDARQYGVGAQILVDLGVRKMRFLTNNPKKRVGIESFGLELVEQVPLIAPVTEENRRYMDTKIQRMGHILDLDSAPTDDLAAGG; the protein is encoded by the coding sequence ATGCCGCTGTCTAGCATTAACGACGCAATCAAGGACATCAAAGCGGGCAAGATGGTCGTCGTCGTGGACGACGAGGACCGCGAGAACGAAGGCGACCTTGCTATGGCGGCGGAGCTGATTACGCCGGAAGCGGTAAACTTCATGGCGATGGAAGGGCGCGGTCTAATCTGCGTTCCGATAATTCCGCAGCGCCTCGAGCAGCTCCGCATCCCCATGATGACTTACAACAACACGGCGCGGATGGGCACGGCGTTCACCGTATCCGTCGATGTGCTAGACGGCGCGACCACCGGCATATCGGCGCATGACCGCGCGGCGACGATAAAGGCGCTGATAGACCCGCGCACGAAGCCGGAAGACCTCGCGCAGCCGGGACACATTTTTCCGCTGCGCTATACCGAAGGCGGCGTGCTGAAGCGCACCGGACACACCGAGGCGGTCGTCGATCTGGCGCGGCTTGCCGGCTTGCAGCCTGCGGGCGTTATCTGCGAGGTTGTCGCAGACGATGGCAATATGGCGCGAATGCCGGATCTGGAAAAATTTGCCGAGAAACACGACCTGAAAATCGTGGCGATAGCGGACATCATCGCCTTTCGTCAAGAACACGAGCGGCTAATCGAGCGCGTGTCTGAGGCGCGCGTGCCGACAAAATACGGTGTGTTCACGGCAGTTTCGTACAACAGCCTCGTTGACAGGCATGAGCATGTCGCGCTGGTGAAGGGCGAAATATACCCGGACAAGGCAACGCTTGTGCGCGTGCATAGCGAGTGTCTGACCGGGGATGTGTTCGGGAGCATACGGTGCGACTGCGGCGACCAGAGGGACCTCGCCCTTAAAGCAATCGGCAAGGAGGAATCCGGCGTGTTCCTGTATATGCGTCAGGAAGGGCGCGGCATCGGTATCCACAATAAGCTGAAGGCATACGCGCTGCAAGACGATGAAGGGCTGGACACGGTTGACGCGAACATCAGACTGGGTTTCCCGCCGGACGCGCGTCAGTACGGTGTCGGCGCGCAGATTCTCGTCGATCTCGGCGTGCGCAAGATGCGTTTCCTGACGAACAATCCGAAAAAGCGCGTGGGCATCGAAAGCTTCGGGCTGGAGCTGGTAGAGCAGGTGCCGCTTATCGCGCCCGTGACCGAAGAGAATCGCCGATACATGGATACGAAGATTCAGCGAATGGGGCACATACTAGACCTAGACTCCGCGCCGACGGATGACTTGGCGGCTGGGGGATAA
- a CDS encoding riboflavin synthase gives MFTGIVEEVGEVKAAGEGRLVIGASEVLSDVKIGDSISVNGACLTVTTYAADESTFSVDVVPETLRRTNLGELEAGSPVNLERSMPAYGRFGGHMVQGHVDGTATIRSIESEGDALMVIFDAPIHVMRYVVEKGFIAVDGASLTIVNCDNFSFSITIIPHTRDNTVFGSKGAGDKVNIEVDIMAKYVERLALATRQPVDTAEEL, from the coding sequence ATGTTCACAGGGATAGTGGAAGAGGTCGGTGAGGTCAAGGCTGCTGGCGAAGGCAGGTTGGTTATCGGCGCGTCTGAAGTGCTGAGCGATGTCAAAATCGGCGACAGCATCTCGGTCAACGGCGCGTGCCTCACCGTTACGACCTACGCCGCCGACGAATCTACATTCAGCGTCGATGTGGTGCCGGAGACGCTGCGCCGCACAAATCTTGGCGAACTCGAAGCCGGCTCGCCCGTCAATCTCGAACGCTCCATGCCCGCGTACGGTCGCTTCGGCGGGCACATGGTTCAGGGGCATGTGGACGGCACAGCCACAATACGCTCTATCGAGAGCGAAGGCGACGCTCTGATGGTCATCTTCGACGCGCCAATCCATGTGATGCGCTATGTTGTGGAAAAAGGCTTCATTGCTGTGGACGGGGCAAGCCTTACCATTGTAAACTGTGATAACTTTTCATTCAGCATTACAATAATCCCGCATACGCGCGACAATACGGTGTTTGGTAGCAAAGGCGCTGGAGATAAGGTGAACATCGAAGTGGACATAATGGCGAAGTATGTCGAGCGCCTCGCGCTTGCAACCCGCCAACCCGTGGATACGGCAGAAGAGCTCTAA